A DNA window from Candidatus Deferrimicrobiaceae bacterium contains the following coding sequences:
- a CDS encoding bifunctional aconitate hydratase 2/2-methylisocitrate dehydratase has translation MIEAYLQHEKERAKLGIPALPLTPDQTADLCKLLQKPPKGKEKFLLSLLKDRVSPGVDPAAKVKAEFLAGIVSGKVKSPLVDAKAAIAMLGTMIGGYNVAPLVAALKDKKLADDAAKALSGITLVYDAFDEVLALAKAKNAAAAVVLKSWAEAEWFTNRPGVPETIKVKVFKVDGEINTDDFSPAGDAFSRPDIPLHALAMGKTRFKGGLETIAKFRKDGYRVAFVGDVVGTGSSRKSACNSVLWHIGEEIPCVPNKKTRGVIIGGVIAPIFFNTAQDSGALPLKADVGNMKTGDVIVIDTKKGVITDEKGKELSKFKIAPNTLADEFRAGGRIPLIIGRAVTDKARKALGLKPTTVFTLPVNPKAKAGQGYSLAQKMVGAACGLKKGAGVLPGTACDPRMTTVGSQDTTGPMTADELKELACLKFQAPMFMQSFCHTAAYPKAADVKMHKNLPGFVSERGGVALKPGDGVIHSWLNRLLLPDTVGTGGDSHTRFPMGISFPAGSGLVAFAGAMGFMPLDMPESVLVRFKGKLNPGMTLRDVVNAIPYFAIKKKLLTVPKKNKVNIFNGRILEMEGLPDLTVEQAFELTDAAAERSAAAGCIQLSEKSVSTYLRSNVALMKKMIKDGYSDPQTLANRIKAVEKWLKKPELLKADTKNVEYAAVLEIDLKDIKEPILACPNDPDDVKLLSQVAGEKIQDVFLGSCMTNIGHFRAAAEIWKGQKFNADVRTWICPPTRMDQKQLKEEAVFSVYSAFGARIEIAGCSLCMGNQARVPAGVNMFSTSTRNFDDRIGDGARVYLGSAELGAVTALMGKLPKPAEYLAVYKEKIAPNSDKIYKYLQFDEMPEYK, from the coding sequence ATGATCGAAGCGTACCTGCAGCATGAGAAAGAACGTGCCAAGCTGGGCATTCCCGCCCTGCCGCTGACGCCCGACCAGACCGCCGACCTGTGCAAGCTGCTCCAGAAGCCGCCCAAGGGGAAAGAGAAGTTCCTGCTCTCGCTCCTCAAGGACCGCGTCTCCCCCGGCGTCGATCCTGCCGCCAAGGTCAAGGCCGAGTTCCTCGCGGGCATCGTTTCCGGCAAGGTCAAGTCTCCGCTGGTCGACGCGAAGGCCGCGATCGCGATGCTCGGCACCATGATCGGCGGATACAACGTGGCGCCGCTCGTCGCTGCCCTCAAGGACAAGAAACTGGCCGATGACGCAGCGAAGGCGCTGTCCGGCATCACGCTCGTCTACGACGCGTTCGACGAGGTTTTAGCGTTGGCCAAGGCCAAGAACGCCGCCGCCGCGGTCGTGCTCAAGTCGTGGGCCGAAGCCGAGTGGTTCACGAACCGCCCCGGCGTCCCCGAGACGATCAAGGTCAAGGTCTTCAAGGTCGACGGCGAGATCAATACCGACGACTTCTCCCCGGCGGGCGACGCGTTCAGCCGTCCCGACATCCCGCTCCACGCGCTGGCCATGGGCAAGACGCGCTTCAAGGGCGGCCTCGAGACGATCGCCAAGTTCCGCAAGGACGGCTACCGGGTCGCCTTCGTCGGCGACGTCGTCGGCACCGGCTCCTCCCGCAAGTCGGCGTGCAACAGCGTGCTGTGGCACATCGGCGAAGAGATCCCGTGCGTTCCCAACAAGAAGACGCGCGGCGTCATCATCGGCGGCGTCATCGCCCCGATCTTCTTCAATACGGCTCAGGACTCGGGCGCGCTTCCCCTGAAGGCCGACGTCGGCAACATGAAGACCGGCGACGTCATCGTGATCGACACGAAGAAGGGTGTCATCACCGACGAGAAGGGGAAGGAACTCTCGAAGTTCAAGATCGCCCCCAACACGCTGGCCGACGAATTCCGCGCCGGCGGCCGCATCCCGCTCATCATCGGCCGCGCCGTCACCGACAAGGCGAGGAAGGCGCTGGGCCTCAAGCCCACCACCGTCTTCACGCTGCCCGTCAACCCGAAGGCCAAGGCCGGCCAGGGCTACTCGCTTGCCCAGAAGATGGTCGGCGCGGCGTGCGGCCTGAAGAAAGGCGCGGGCGTCCTGCCCGGCACCGCCTGCGACCCCAGGATGACCACGGTCGGCTCCCAGGACACGACCGGCCCGATGACCGCCGACGAGCTGAAGGAGCTGGCGTGCCTCAAGTTCCAGGCGCCCATGTTCATGCAGTCGTTCTGCCACACGGCGGCCTATCCCAAGGCGGCCGACGTCAAGATGCACAAGAACCTGCCCGGCTTCGTCTCCGAGCGTGGCGGCGTTGCGCTCAAGCCCGGCGACGGCGTCATCCACTCGTGGCTCAACCGCCTGCTGCTCCCCGACACGGTCGGTACCGGCGGCGACTCGCACACCCGCTTCCCGATGGGCATCTCCTTCCCGGCCGGGTCCGGCCTCGTCGCCTTCGCGGGCGCCATGGGCTTCATGCCGCTCGACATGCCCGAGTCCGTGCTCGTCCGCTTCAAGGGCAAGCTCAACCCCGGCATGACGCTGCGTGACGTCGTCAACGCCATCCCCTACTTCGCCATCAAGAAGAAGCTGCTGACGGTCCCCAAGAAGAACAAGGTCAACATCTTCAACGGCCGCATCCTCGAGATGGAAGGGCTCCCCGACCTCACCGTCGAGCAGGCGTTCGAGCTCACCGACGCGGCGGCCGAGCGCTCCGCGGCTGCCGGCTGCATCCAGCTCTCCGAGAAGTCGGTCTCGACTTACCTGCGCTCCAACGTCGCCCTGATGAAGAAGATGATCAAGGACGGCTACTCCGACCCGCAGACGCTCGCGAACCGGATCAAGGCCGTCGAGAAGTGGCTCAAGAAGCCCGAGCTGCTCAAGGCCGACACGAAGAACGTCGAGTATGCGGCCGTGCTCGAGATCGACCTGAAGGACATCAAGGAGCCGATCCTGGCGTGCCCCAACGACCCCGACGACGTCAAGCTGCTGTCGCAGGTCGCCGGCGAGAAGATCCAGGACGTGTTCCTCGGCTCCTGCATGACCAACATCGGCCACTTCCGCGCCGCGGCCGAGATCTGGAAGGGACAGAAGTTCAACGCCGATGTCCGCACCTGGATCTGCCCGCCGACCCGGATGGACCAGAAGCAGCTCAAGGAAGAGGCCGTCTTCTCGGTCTACAGCGCCTTCGGCGCCCGCATCGAGATCGCCGGCTGCTCGCTCTGCATGGGCAACCAGGCGCGCGTTCCGGCCGGGGTCAACATGTTCTCGACCTCGACCCGCAACTTCGACGATCGCATCGGCGACGGCGCCCGAGTCTATCTGGGGTCCGCCGAGCTCGGCGCGGTGACCGCGCTAATGGGCAAGCTGCCCAAGCCGGCCGAGTACCTGGCCGTCTACAAGGAAAAGATCGCGCCCAACAGCGACAAGATCTACAAGTACCTGCAGTTCGACGAGATGCCCGAGTACAAATAG
- a CDS encoding bacteriohemerythrin, which produces MVMYAWKESFRMGIDHIDNQHRQFFYLLNELDQAIEQRREEDFLDPLLRELDRYIRIHFADEEKLMEGIGFPEIARQRSEHAYFASQLGLLQSRHKSGDARIGASALEFMRDWFMNHIITEDKQYAEFLFAGRTLLA; this is translated from the coding sequence ATGGTCATGTACGCCTGGAAAGAAAGCTTTCGCATGGGGATCGACCACATCGACAACCAGCATCGACAATTCTTCTACCTCCTCAACGAGCTCGACCAGGCGATCGAGCAACGCCGTGAAGAAGACTTCCTGGACCCGCTGCTGCGCGAGCTCGACCGCTATATCCGGATCCACTTCGCCGACGAGGAAAAGTTGATGGAGGGCATCGGCTTTCCCGAGATCGCCCGACAGCGCAGCGAACACGCGTATTTCGCCTCGCAGCTCGGTCTCCTGCAGTCCCGCCATAAGAGCGGGGACGCCCGCATCGGCGCCAGCGCCCTCGAATTCATGCGGGACTGGTTCATGAACCACATCATCACCGAAGACAAGCAATACGCCGAGTTCCTGTTCGCGGGGCGGACGCTCCTCGCCTGA